In one Limosilactobacillus oris genomic region, the following are encoded:
- a CDS encoding peptide MFS transporter yields the protein MSKERNVDTAFFGQPRGLSTLFFTEMWERFSYYGMRAILLFYMYYAVTKGGLGMNQTTAASIMSIYGSLVYLSGVVGGWLSDRVWGSRRTVFIGGVLIMFGHIALSLPFGVSALYVSIALIVVGTGLLKPNVSEMVGGLYSPEDQRRDSGFSMFVFGINLGAAVAPWAVPWAANGFGLNLFHGEMNFHAGFLLAAIGMFFGLVQYVIGGRKYLSKDSLYPEDPIEKDDLRPVIIWSIVGVVAVVIILALLAAMGQLNITNIITLITIIAIALPIWYFVMMLNSKKVTKTEKSRVVAYIPLFIAAVIFWAIEESGSVVLALFAEQRTVLHIGSWHFAAANFQTLNPLFIMILTPVFVSLWDHWKNQPSAPGKFAAGLVFAGLSYAFMALPALIHGTTAGRVSPFWLVGSWFIVEIGEMLISPIGLAVTTRLAPNAFKSQMMSMWFLADAAGQAVNAQIVKYYSSSTEVPYFLTIGLVSIVFGIILMFFVKKIHGLMGGVD from the coding sequence ATGAGTAAAGAGAGAAACGTGGATACAGCCTTCTTTGGCCAGCCACGTGGCCTATCAACTCTGTTCTTCACAGAAATGTGGGAACGGTTTAGTTACTACGGGATGCGTGCCATCCTGCTGTTCTACATGTACTATGCGGTAACTAAGGGTGGTTTAGGAATGAACCAAACCACCGCAGCTTCCATCATGTCAATCTACGGATCACTGGTTTACCTGTCCGGGGTTGTTGGTGGTTGGCTGTCTGACCGTGTTTGGGGTTCCCGGCGGACCGTCTTTATCGGTGGTGTCCTCATTATGTTCGGGCACATTGCCTTATCACTGCCGTTCGGGGTTTCCGCCCTCTACGTGTCAATCGCGTTGATTGTTGTCGGGACCGGGTTACTGAAGCCTAACGTTTCCGAAATGGTGGGGGGCTTATACAGCCCTGAAGACCAACGGCGGGATTCCGGTTTCAGTATGTTCGTCTTCGGGATTAACCTGGGGGCCGCGGTTGCTCCTTGGGCAGTTCCGTGGGCTGCAAACGGCTTTGGCCTGAACCTCTTCCACGGGGAAATGAACTTCCACGCCGGCTTCTTACTTGCCGCAATCGGGATGTTCTTTGGCCTGGTTCAATACGTAATTGGCGGACGTAAGTACCTTTCTAAGGACAGCCTATACCCAGAAGACCCGATTGAAAAGGACGACTTACGGCCGGTAATTATCTGGTCCATTGTTGGTGTGGTAGCAGTAGTTATCATTTTAGCCCTGCTGGCAGCGATGGGACAGTTGAACATTACCAACATCATCACGCTGATTACCATCATCGCGATTGCGTTGCCAATTTGGTACTTCGTTATGATGCTGAACTCCAAGAAGGTTACGAAGACAGAAAAGTCCCGGGTTGTAGCCTACATCCCACTGTTCATTGCAGCCGTTATCTTCTGGGCGATTGAAGAATCTGGTTCCGTTGTCCTGGCCCTCTTCGCCGAACAGCGGACGGTTCTGCACATCGGAAGCTGGCACTTTGCAGCGGCTAACTTCCAGACGCTGAACCCACTGTTTATCATGATCTTGACGCCAGTGTTCGTTTCCCTCTGGGACCACTGGAAGAACCAGCCAAGTGCTCCTGGTAAGTTTGCGGCCGGGCTGGTCTTTGCCGGGCTGTCATATGCCTTCATGGCACTGCCAGCACTGATCCACGGGACGACCGCCGGACGGGTATCGCCATTCTGGCTGGTTGGTTCCTGGTTCATCGTGGAAATTGGTGAAATGCTGATTTCGCCAATTGGCCTGGCGGTAACGACCCGGTTGGCACCAAACGCCTTCAAGTCCCAAATGATGAGTATGTGGTTCTTAGCTGATGCGGCTGGTCAAGCCGTGAACGCGCAGATTGTTAAGTACTACTCATCATCAACGGAAGTACCATACTTCCTGACAATCGGTCTGGTAAGTATCGTCTTCGGGATTATCTTAATGTTCTTCGTTAAGAAGATCCACGGTCTAATGGGCGGCGTTGATTAA
- a CDS encoding MFS transporter has translation MASTKQNHIYLAIISLALLTFIGILNETSMNVTYPELSREFGVSLDMVQWITTGYLLMVTITMGTTAYLLRQFAARKLQLVAVSAFIIGDLMCALTGNFALLLVGRLIQAVATGLSTPILFHIIFTEIPRERLGAMTGFAGMVISFAPALGPTYGGWISAVSSWRMIFWLLLPFVLVSLVLGQLYIRNQPIGNEKPFSYGSLISLAVALFTVVYGLALIGRSGLSWTVLAWLVAGAVFFAGFVYVNNHGQSRLFDLSVFRSKPLRLSTLTYFNLQFINIGISLVIPLYAQYVLGSTSTVAGLILLPGSVCGALLAPFAGRLADSQGFAIPVTFGGILLLAGTAYFALFQPSLTPMLIMTFFIILRVGFNFAFGNTISNATVLVAAKNSADVNSIFNMVQQFAGSLGTAFLAAVLAIYQNSGTGSLRTRSYAGGRFDYLFLAVMAVIALAAIVINYRLQKRTSHQ, from the coding sequence GTGGCAAGTACCAAACAAAATCATATCTACCTAGCAATTATTTCCCTCGCGCTGTTAACCTTTATCGGGATTTTGAATGAAACGTCAATGAACGTTACCTATCCGGAATTATCCCGTGAATTCGGTGTTTCTCTGGATATGGTCCAGTGGATCACGACCGGCTACCTCTTGATGGTGACCATCACGATGGGGACGACGGCCTACCTCTTACGTCAGTTTGCGGCCCGTAAACTTCAGTTGGTGGCGGTCTCGGCCTTTATCATCGGCGACTTGATGTGTGCCCTGACCGGCAACTTTGCGCTTTTACTGGTGGGACGGTTAATTCAGGCCGTCGCCACTGGTCTATCGACGCCGATCCTCTTCCACATCATTTTTACCGAAATCCCCCGGGAGCGGCTTGGGGCGATGACCGGTTTTGCGGGGATGGTAATTTCCTTCGCACCGGCGCTTGGGCCGACCTATGGCGGGTGGATTTCCGCCGTCAGCTCCTGGCGGATGATTTTCTGGCTTCTCTTGCCATTCGTCCTGGTCAGCCTGGTGCTGGGGCAACTATATATCCGCAATCAGCCGATTGGCAACGAGAAACCCTTTAGCTATGGGAGCCTCATTAGTCTAGCCGTGGCACTCTTCACCGTTGTCTATGGCCTAGCACTAATTGGTCGGTCCGGCCTGAGTTGGACGGTTCTCGCCTGGCTGGTGGCTGGCGCGGTCTTCTTTGCCGGCTTTGTTTATGTCAACAACCACGGACAGTCGCGCTTGTTCGACCTGAGCGTTTTCCGGAGCAAGCCGCTGCGCTTATCGACCCTGACCTACTTTAATTTGCAATTCATCAACATCGGAATTTCCCTAGTGATTCCACTGTACGCTCAGTACGTGCTCGGCTCGACGTCGACCGTCGCTGGTCTGATTCTGCTCCCGGGGTCGGTTTGCGGAGCCTTGCTGGCGCCATTTGCCGGTCGGCTCGCGGATAGTCAGGGCTTTGCGATCCCGGTTACCTTTGGTGGAATCCTGCTGCTGGCGGGGACGGCTTACTTTGCCCTGTTCCAACCGAGCCTGACGCCAATGTTAATTATGACCTTCTTCATCATCCTCCGGGTCGGCTTTAACTTTGCCTTTGGAAACACGATTTCCAACGCGACGGTCCTGGTAGCGGCAAAGAACAGTGCCGACGTCAATTCAATTTTTAATATGGTCCAGCAATTTGCCGGCTCCCTGGGGACGGCCTTTTTGGCGGCGGTCCTGGCGATTTACCAAAACAGCGGCACGGGCAGCCTGCGGACACGCTCCTATGCTGGAGGCCGCTTTGACTATCTCTTCCTGGCGGTAATGGCTGTCATTGCCTTAGCAGCCATTGTAATCAACTACCGCCTGCAAAAGCGGACTAGCCATCAGTAA
- a CDS encoding Rpn family recombination-promoting nuclease/putative transposase, with protein MNREHELTRLAQQWEELTIANDRMFSMVMENNAICRELLRRIFPELAIDRVQRVTVQKQVNTPLDARTVRFDVYIRDDQQRTYIMEMQVANRQNLPYRLRYYLEQVDHSILGPGDNYEKLAGYPTYVVFFCDFDYYGQDRSEYRFEWRNIDEPDLVAGTGQQLVVFNAQASTFHDSIGVAGFLKLMHNQIAVGDPLVEQVIQEMERIKQDPERRRDYMKYELDLMDARSDGMAIGLAEGKKQGLEQGKQESIVAAAKMLLGLELSRTVIVKQLMSAYDLSSAEAERYLKRAQE; from the coding sequence ATGAACCGTGAACACGAACTAACAAGACTGGCTCAACAATGGGAAGAGCTGACGATTGCCAACGACAGGATGTTTTCGATGGTGATGGAGAATAATGCGATTTGCCGGGAACTGCTCCGGCGGATTTTCCCAGAGTTGGCGATCGACCGGGTCCAACGGGTGACGGTGCAAAAGCAGGTTAATACGCCCTTAGACGCGCGGACGGTCCGCTTTGACGTCTACATTCGTGATGACCAGCAACGCACGTACATCATGGAGATGCAGGTTGCCAACCGGCAAAATCTTCCGTACCGGCTGCGCTACTATCTTGAGCAGGTTGACCACAGTATTTTAGGACCGGGTGACAACTACGAAAAATTGGCAGGGTACCCGACCTACGTAGTCTTCTTCTGTGATTTTGACTATTACGGTCAGGACCGGTCAGAATACCGCTTTGAGTGGCGGAACATTGACGAACCGGACTTGGTTGCAGGAACGGGCCAGCAGTTGGTGGTTTTTAATGCCCAGGCCAGCACCTTTCATGATAGTATAGGGGTAGCAGGTTTCCTCAAACTAATGCATAATCAGATTGCGGTGGGAGACCCACTCGTGGAACAGGTCATTCAGGAAATGGAACGGATTAAGCAGGACCCGGAAAGGCGGCGTGATTATATGAAATACGAACTAGACCTAATGGACGCCCGCAGTGATGGGATGGCAATCGGCCTGGCGGAGGGAAAGAAGCAAGGGTTAGAACAAGGCAAGCAAGAGTCGATCGTTGCGGCGGCTAAGATGCTGCTTGGCCTTGAATTAAGTCGGACTGTTATTGTTAAGCAGTTGATGTCGGCCTATGACTTGAGTTCCGCTGAGGCTGAACGCTACCTAAAACGGGCACAAGAGTAG